One region of Ahniella affigens genomic DNA includes:
- the exaC gene encoding acetaldehyde dehydrogenase ExaC, translating into MIYAAPGQTGAKIQYKPRYDNFIGGQWVAPVKGQYFDVITPINGKVYTQAARSTAEDIELALDAAHAAADAWGKTSATERSNILLKIADRIEANLELLAYAETIDNGKPIRETLAADIPLSADHFRYFAGCVRSQEGALSDLDDNTVAYHFHEPLGVVGQIIPWNFPILMAAWKLAPALGAGNCVVLKPAESTPTSILILAELIADLLPAGVLNIVNGYGREAGMPLATSKRIAKIAFTGSTSTGRVIAQAAANNLIPATLELGGKSPNVFFADVADQDDAYFDKAIEGLVLFAFNQGEVCTCPSRAIIQESIFDRFMARCLERIRAIKQGNPLDTDTMIGAQASKEQMTKICSYLELGKQEGAEVLIGGSPATLEGDLAGGFYVQPTVFKGHNKMRIFQEEIFGPVLSVTTFKTEAEALAIANDTLYGLGAGVWSRNGNVAYRMGRAIKAGRVWTNCYHAYPAHAAFGGYKESGIGRETHKQMLDHYQQTKNLLVSYSENKLGFF; encoded by the coding sequence ATGATTTACGCCGCCCCCGGCCAAACCGGTGCCAAAATTCAATACAAGCCCCGCTACGACAACTTCATTGGCGGCCAATGGGTCGCGCCGGTCAAGGGCCAGTACTTCGATGTGATCACGCCGATCAACGGCAAGGTGTACACGCAGGCGGCGCGGTCGACCGCCGAAGACATTGAGCTCGCGTTGGACGCCGCGCATGCCGCGGCAGACGCCTGGGGCAAGACCTCCGCGACCGAGCGCTCCAATATTCTGTTGAAGATCGCCGATCGGATTGAGGCCAACCTGGAGTTGCTCGCCTACGCCGAGACCATCGACAACGGCAAACCGATTCGCGAAACCCTGGCGGCCGACATCCCGCTATCAGCCGACCATTTCCGCTACTTCGCCGGCTGCGTGCGTTCGCAAGAGGGGGCATTGTCTGACCTTGATGACAACACGGTCGCATACCATTTTCATGAGCCGCTCGGCGTCGTTGGTCAGATCATTCCGTGGAACTTCCCAATCCTGATGGCGGCTTGGAAACTCGCGCCCGCACTCGGCGCCGGCAACTGCGTCGTGCTGAAGCCCGCCGAGTCGACCCCCACCAGCATTCTGATCTTGGCTGAACTCATCGCCGATTTGCTGCCCGCCGGCGTACTCAACATCGTCAACGGCTATGGCCGCGAGGCCGGCATGCCGTTGGCGACCAGCAAGCGCATCGCGAAGATTGCGTTTACCGGCTCGACGAGCACCGGCCGCGTCATTGCCCAAGCGGCTGCGAACAACCTGATCCCGGCCACACTCGAACTCGGCGGCAAGTCGCCCAACGTGTTCTTTGCCGACGTCGCCGATCAGGATGACGCCTACTTCGACAAAGCGATCGAAGGCCTGGTGCTGTTCGCCTTCAACCAGGGCGAAGTCTGCACCTGTCCTTCACGCGCGATCATCCAAGAATCGATTTTCGATCGGTTCATGGCGCGCTGTCTGGAGCGCATTCGCGCGATCAAACAAGGCAACCCACTCGATACCGATACGATGATCGGTGCCCAGGCGTCGAAGGAGCAGATGACGAAGATCTGCTCGTACCTGGAACTCGGCAAGCAGGAAGGCGCCGAAGTGCTGATTGGTGGCAGTCCAGCCACGTTGGAAGGCGACCTCGCTGGTGGCTTCTATGTCCAGCCCACGGTGTTCAAGGGCCACAACAAAATGCGCATTTTCCAAGAAGAGATCTTCGGCCCCGTGTTGTCTGTCACCACGTTCAAGACCGAAGCCGAGGCACTCGCGATCGCGAACGACACGCTGTATGGCCTCGGCGCGGGTGTTTGGAGTCGCAATGGCAATGTGGCCTACCGGATGGGTCGCGCGATCAAGGCGGGCCGTGTCTGGACAAACTGCTACCACGCCTACCCGGCGCATGCTGCATTTGGTGGCTACAAGGAATCCGGTATCGGCCGCGAAACGCACAAGCAGATGCTCGATCATTACCAGCAAACAAAGAACCTGCTGGTCAGCTACAGTGAGAATAAGCTCGGCTTTTTCTGA
- a CDS encoding acyl-CoA dehydrogenase C-terminal domain-containing protein — MSRYTAPLTDMRFALFDVLGAESIFTALNGGDGHTRDLLDAVLDEGARFNEQVLAPLNKTGDQEGCKFEAGKVTTPKGFKEAYQQFVDGGWAGLTAPADMGGQELPEAIGAVIKEMIDSANLSWGTYPLLSHGATESLKAIGTDWQKETFLKPIVEGRWTGTMCLTEPHCGSDLGLLKTKAEPAGDGTYRISGTKIFITAGEHDLTDNIVHLVLARLPDAPAGTRGISLFIVPKFKVNQAGQTGERNAAYCGSIEHKMGIKASATCVMNFDAAEGYLIGEPNKGLAGMFIMMNTARLAVGLQGLGLMERAYQNALAYAKDRLQMRALTGPKRPDKPADPLIVHPDIRRMLLTQKAFIEAGRVLTYRACLQVDIAHRSQNEQERKNADDLLGFLTPIVKAMMTELAVECCYHAQQVFGGHGYIQEWGMEQLARDARITTIYEGTTGIQALDLIGRKIMQLQGAGLRLFAAEIGEFCASATGDAAAFAATLGALTQEWVGLTQSIGAKAAKNPDELGAAATDYLFYSGYISMAYALAQSVAKSQVRGGDFHTSKLATTRFYFDRILPRVAQHKAAVQSGADNLMQLDEALFG, encoded by the coding sequence ATGAGTCGCTATACCGCCCCGCTAACCGACATGCGTTTTGCCCTGTTCGATGTGCTCGGCGCCGAGTCCATTTTCACCGCGCTCAATGGCGGCGACGGCCACACCCGCGACCTGCTCGACGCAGTCCTGGACGAAGGCGCGCGCTTCAATGAGCAAGTGCTTGCGCCGTTGAACAAGACGGGCGATCAGGAAGGGTGCAAGTTTGAAGCCGGCAAGGTGACGACTCCAAAGGGCTTCAAAGAGGCCTACCAGCAATTCGTCGATGGCGGCTGGGCTGGCCTCACCGCTCCGGCTGACATGGGCGGTCAGGAGTTGCCCGAAGCCATCGGTGCGGTCATCAAGGAGATGATCGACTCGGCCAATCTGAGCTGGGGCACGTATCCCCTGCTCTCGCACGGCGCTACCGAATCGCTGAAGGCCATCGGCACCGATTGGCAGAAAGAAACATTCCTGAAGCCGATTGTCGAGGGTCGCTGGACCGGCACCATGTGTCTGACCGAACCGCATTGCGGCTCCGACCTTGGGCTCCTGAAGACCAAGGCAGAGCCCGCTGGCGATGGCACGTACCGGATCTCGGGCACGAAGATCTTCATCACGGCTGGCGAACACGATCTGACGGACAACATCGTGCATCTCGTACTCGCACGCCTGCCCGATGCACCGGCTGGTACGCGCGGCATTTCGCTGTTCATCGTGCCGAAGTTCAAGGTCAATCAAGCTGGCCAGACAGGCGAGCGGAACGCGGCGTATTGTGGGTCGATCGAGCACAAGATGGGCATCAAAGCCTCAGCGACCTGCGTCATGAATTTCGATGCCGCCGAGGGCTATTTGATCGGCGAGCCGAACAAGGGCTTGGCCGGCATGTTTATCATGATGAACACCGCCCGTTTGGCCGTGGGCCTGCAAGGTCTTGGCCTGATGGAGCGCGCGTATCAGAACGCGTTGGCATACGCGAAAGATCGTCTGCAAATGCGCGCGCTGACGGGCCCGAAGCGCCCGGACAAACCCGCCGATCCGCTGATCGTGCACCCGGACATTCGGCGCATGCTGCTCACACAGAAGGCATTCATTGAGGCCGGTCGCGTTCTGACGTATCGCGCCTGTCTCCAGGTCGATATCGCGCACCGCAGTCAGAACGAGCAAGAACGCAAGAACGCCGATGATCTGCTTGGTTTCCTGACCCCAATCGTGAAGGCGATGATGACCGAACTCGCGGTTGAGTGCTGCTATCACGCCCAGCAAGTGTTCGGTGGTCATGGCTACATCCAGGAATGGGGCATGGAGCAACTCGCCCGTGACGCGCGGATCACCACCATCTACGAAGGCACGACTGGTATTCAGGCGTTGGATTTGATCGGTCGCAAGATCATGCAGTTGCAAGGCGCCGGTCTACGGCTGTTTGCGGCCGAGATCGGCGAATTCTGTGCCAGTGCGACCGGCGATGCCGCTGCGTTTGCCGCGACGCTTGGCGCGCTCACCCAGGAATGGGTCGGATTGACGCAGTCCATCGGCGCCAAGGCCGCCAAGAATCCAGACGAACTCGGCGCCGCCGCGACGGATTATTTGTTCTATTCCGGCTACATCAGCATGGCCTATGCGCTCGCCCAGTCGGTCGCCAAGAGCCAGGTTCGGGGTGGCGATTTCCACACGAGCAAGCTCGCGACGACGCGCTTCTACTTCGATCGCATCCTGCCGCGGGTCGCCCAACACAAGGCGGCGGTGCAAAGTGGCGCCGATAATCTGATGCAGTTGGACGAGGCCTTGTTCGGTTAA
- a CDS encoding DUF779 domain-containing protein, producing MVERVIATDSALALIAEMRALHGEILFHQSGGCCDNSAANCYLPTDLTIGPYDIKLGDVGGVPFYIGKLQYEYWKHTQLILDVIEGSGGTFSLEGNTGKAFHTRSRLFTDAEWAEIEPLVRRDLG from the coding sequence ATGGTCGAGCGTGTGATCGCCACCGATAGCGCCCTTGCCCTCATTGCCGAAATGCGGGCGCTGCACGGCGAGATCTTGTTTCACCAATCCGGCGGCTGCTGCGACAACAGCGCCGCCAATTGCTATCTACCCACCGATCTGACGATCGGCCCCTACGACATCAAGCTCGGCGACGTCGGAGGCGTGCCGTTCTACATCGGCAAACTGCAATACGAATACTGGAAACACACCCAGCTCATCCTCGATGTCATCGAGGGCAGCGGCGGCACGTTCTCGCTTGAAGGCAATACGGGCAAGGCGTTCCACACGCGGTCAAGGCTGTTTACGGATGCCGAATGGGCGGAGATCGAACCGCTGGTCAGACGCGATCTTGGTTGA
- a CDS encoding ADOP family duplicated permease, with protein MLISQDVRSGLKQLIRRPWSSLFAIGTLAIAIGAITALFALAHAILYAPMAGIVEPERQLEIGRVQRDRGGGLDSVSYPLYQALNEPSKLWTGVYAWSMTPVNLVSSQEPKRAFGFVVSENYFDVLGARAERGRVLSVSEDSARGKSPHVVISHGAWLREFGGRDDIIGQSVTLNGQRFQVVGVLDPAFKSQISLFAPDVFVPLSMQEAIRPMMGNALDEVRSSWLLLGGRLQPGATLEQANEALGARFAAFRDLHPEAYNEHADVRAAPLRGLPAEIAGAVGTFSGVLQGLVGLVLLIACVNVAGMMLARNEARLGELTVRSALGAGRARLVRMLAIESSLLALLATLAGVLLAHFLLGLVRLDVLPTPVPIQFSVSLSQTPLLMTAAVALAATVVFGLWPALRVVRTRLGEQSRAFTGSRSRLREWLVMAQVAMTVVLLVASALFLRALERAHSVELGFRVDQIYTADLDLEPSGYDVARQQQVAASLADTLRAKPGIQQVGYGRVMPLEGSNMVIGALGDEQLPEAVRYAATNVISADYLSTLGIAVQGEQFDARHRADSEPVAIVNVVLAKALFPDSLAIGQYVPFDGVAAGKLRIIGVAAMSRNSSFSDQDTPFLYLPATQHEQTQFNLFVQSALPLPEVQQLVHDAFIETDANLPRPAVHAFRDKVALSLTPQRVVSAVAGGLGAIGLLLATVGTYGLIAWFVASRTREIGVRLSMGATPSRIARDVLARGLRLGGVGLGLGMVLAMLLSQLASGLVFGLQIGDAFAFLGAGAVLSAAVVLASWIPARRAALVMPAEALRSE; from the coding sequence ATGCTTATTTCGCAAGATGTCCGTTCTGGTCTCAAACAACTCATTCGCCGTCCGTGGTCAAGCCTCTTTGCCATCGGTACGTTGGCGATCGCCATCGGTGCGATTACGGCATTGTTCGCTTTGGCGCACGCCATTCTGTATGCACCGATGGCTGGCATTGTCGAGCCCGAGCGCCAACTTGAAATCGGCCGCGTGCAACGAGATCGAGGTGGCGGCCTCGATTCGGTGTCGTATCCGCTCTATCAGGCATTGAACGAACCTTCGAAGCTCTGGACTGGGGTGTATGCCTGGAGCATGACGCCGGTCAATCTCGTCAGCAGCCAAGAGCCTAAACGCGCCTTTGGCTTTGTGGTCAGCGAGAACTATTTCGACGTGTTGGGCGCTCGTGCCGAGCGGGGACGGGTCTTGTCGGTCAGCGAGGATTCGGCTCGCGGCAAGAGCCCCCACGTGGTGATCAGCCACGGTGCGTGGCTGCGCGAGTTTGGCGGACGGGACGACATCATCGGTCAATCCGTCACGTTGAACGGACAGCGTTTTCAGGTCGTGGGCGTGCTCGACCCGGCGTTCAAGAGCCAGATCTCGCTGTTTGCTCCCGATGTGTTCGTGCCGTTGTCGATGCAGGAAGCCATTCGGCCGATGATGGGCAACGCGCTGGATGAAGTGCGATCAAGCTGGCTGTTGCTGGGTGGCCGTCTGCAGCCCGGGGCCACGCTGGAGCAGGCCAATGAGGCGCTCGGTGCGCGTTTTGCGGCGTTCCGCGATCTGCATCCCGAGGCATACAACGAGCATGCCGACGTCCGCGCGGCGCCGCTGCGTGGCTTGCCCGCCGAAATCGCCGGTGCCGTGGGTACGTTCAGTGGCGTGCTGCAAGGCCTAGTTGGTCTCGTGTTGCTGATCGCGTGCGTCAACGTGGCCGGCATGATGTTGGCGCGCAATGAAGCGCGCCTAGGCGAGCTCACGGTGCGGAGCGCCTTGGGTGCGGGGCGGGCCAGATTGGTCCGTATGCTGGCGATCGAATCCAGCTTGCTCGCGCTGCTGGCCACGCTGGCTGGCGTCTTGCTCGCACATTTTCTGTTGGGGTTGGTAAGGCTCGATGTCTTGCCAACGCCTGTGCCGATTCAATTCTCAGTCAGCCTGAGTCAGACCCCGCTCTTGATGACCGCGGCAGTGGCATTGGCGGCGACGGTCGTGTTCGGTTTGTGGCCAGCGCTACGCGTCGTGCGGACGCGGCTCGGTGAGCAGTCACGGGCTTTCACGGGCAGCCGCAGTCGGCTGCGTGAGTGGTTGGTCATGGCGCAGGTCGCGATGACCGTCGTGTTGCTGGTCGCGTCGGCATTGTTCCTGCGTGCGCTCGAGCGGGCGCATTCAGTCGAGTTGGGGTTTCGTGTTGATCAGATCTACACGGCCGATCTCGACCTGGAACCGAGTGGCTACGACGTCGCCCGGCAACAACAGGTGGCGGCGAGCTTGGCCGACACGCTGCGCGCGAAGCCGGGCATCCAGCAAGTTGGCTATGGCCGGGTCATGCCCTTGGAAGGATCGAACATGGTGATCGGCGCCCTGGGTGACGAGCAACTGCCCGAAGCGGTTCGCTACGCTGCGACGAATGTCATTTCCGCGGACTATCTGAGCACCCTTGGAATCGCTGTGCAGGGCGAACAGTTTGACGCCCGCCATCGTGCGGATAGCGAGCCCGTCGCGATCGTCAACGTCGTGCTAGCCAAAGCGCTGTTTCCAGATAGCTTAGCGATCGGTCAGTACGTGCCATTTGACGGTGTCGCGGCCGGCAAACTGCGCATCATTGGCGTCGCTGCGATGAGCCGAAACAGCTCGTTTAGCGATCAGGACACGCCATTCCTGTATCTGCCGGCCACGCAGCATGAGCAGACACAATTCAACCTGTTTGTGCAGAGCGCTTTGCCGCTGCCTGAAGTCCAGCAATTGGTGCACGATGCGTTTATCGAAACCGACGCGAACTTGCCCCGGCCAGCGGTCCATGCATTTCGCGACAAGGTTGCGCTGAGCCTCACGCCGCAACGCGTGGTCAGCGCCGTCGCTGGCGGGCTCGGTGCGATTGGATTGCTGCTTGCAACCGTCGGCACCTACGGGCTGATCGCATGGTTCGTCGCGAGTCGTACCCGCGAAATCGGCGTTCGTTTGTCGATGGGTGCCACACCGTCCCGGATTGCTCGCGACGTGCTCGCGCGTGGCTTGCGGCTCGGCGGTGTTGGTTTGGGATTGGGCATGGTGCTCGCGATGCTGTTGAGTCAACTCGCGTCCGGACTGGTGTTCGGTCTGCAGATTGGCGACGCCTTCGCGTTCCTCGGTGCAGGCGCCGTGCTGTCGGCGGCCGTGGTTCTGGCCAGCTGGATTCCGGCGCGCCGTGCTGCACTCGTGATGCCTGCTGAGGCGTTGCGTTCCGAGTAA
- a CDS encoding sigma-54-dependent Fis family transcriptional regulator — protein MRSIALLPAPQIRRARAQLIEHGQTAYAGLEACVSRSWQRSLSAGLSPTGRISTPDNLNSQALHRLRATHHELIRHSQPVMEYLAEQVRASQSMVVLADHQGVLMHTLGEASFLSRAERVALMCGASWSEAQRGTNAIGTAQAELVDVEIHGGEHFLERNGFLTCAAAPILSASGGLMGVLDVSGDSRTRQPHTMGLVSTAARMIENSLVQAMSREYLLLSLHARPEGIGTIAQGLLVFAEDGRLVGANRRGLEMLHLTFRHVGVTNFERLFGFGWTTLLDRERQSGDRPYLLRTADQQAFYGQVRSRRAERQHVASAPLVKSSPRLLELDTGDRQWRACADKALKVCDKDIPILLMGESGVGKELFAKALHDSAARHDKPFVAINCAAIPEHLIEAELFGYCAGAFTGAAKNGSPGRLREVAGGTLFLDEIGDMPYALQTRLLRVLQERNVTPLGSGQTYDVQFSLIAATHQNLKQAVEQGRFRADLYYRLNGLCLRLPALRERDDFSALTARLLRELGQGVPLDIEPALLERLAQYEWPGNLRQYSHALRTAIALMDSDQAQIGWAHLPDDLVEALQALSPEPDVGAASAPQNLKELSLLAIQQALENCRGNVSAAVRQLGISRQTLYRRLKQGK, from the coding sequence ATGCGATCCATTGCGCTGTTGCCCGCACCACAAATCCGGCGCGCCCGCGCGCAGCTGATCGAGCATGGCCAAACGGCCTACGCTGGACTGGAGGCCTGTGTGTCGCGCTCATGGCAGCGCAGTCTCTCGGCGGGGTTGTCACCAACCGGTCGGATCAGTACGCCGGACAACCTCAACAGTCAGGCATTGCATCGGTTGCGGGCCACCCATCACGAGCTGATCCGCCATTCGCAGCCGGTGATGGAATACCTGGCGGAGCAAGTTCGGGCGTCACAGAGTATGGTTGTTCTGGCGGACCATCAGGGCGTGCTCATGCACACGTTGGGCGAGGCCAGCTTCTTGAGCCGGGCGGAACGCGTCGCATTGATGTGCGGTGCGTCGTGGAGTGAGGCTCAGCGCGGCACCAATGCGATCGGTACAGCGCAGGCGGAATTGGTCGACGTTGAGATTCACGGTGGTGAGCATTTTTTGGAGCGGAACGGTTTCTTAACCTGCGCCGCGGCGCCGATTCTGTCGGCGTCTGGCGGCTTGATGGGCGTGCTCGATGTGTCGGGTGATTCGCGGACCCGACAACCACACACAATGGGTTTGGTGTCCACCGCGGCCCGCATGATCGAAAACAGCCTTGTGCAGGCGATGAGTCGGGAGTATCTGCTCCTCAGCCTGCATGCGCGACCTGAGGGAATCGGCACGATTGCGCAAGGCCTGTTGGTGTTTGCGGAGGATGGCCGCTTGGTTGGTGCCAACCGACGTGGCCTTGAAATGCTCCATCTGACCTTTCGCCACGTGGGCGTCACCAACTTCGAGCGACTGTTCGGCTTTGGCTGGACGACGTTGCTGGATCGTGAGCGACAATCCGGAGATCGGCCGTATCTGCTTCGCACTGCGGATCAGCAGGCGTTCTATGGCCAAGTGCGGAGCCGTCGTGCAGAGCGGCAGCATGTCGCGAGTGCGCCGCTCGTCAAGTCGTCACCGCGTCTGCTTGAGTTGGACACCGGTGATCGGCAGTGGCGCGCGTGTGCCGACAAAGCGTTGAAGGTCTGCGACAAGGATATTCCGATCTTGCTGATGGGTGAGTCTGGCGTCGGCAAAGAGTTGTTTGCGAAAGCGTTGCATGACAGCGCTGCGCGTCACGACAAGCCGTTCGTTGCGATCAACTGTGCAGCCATTCCGGAACACTTGATTGAAGCGGAGTTGTTTGGCTATTGCGCTGGGGCGTTTACCGGTGCGGCCAAGAATGGCTCGCCCGGTCGGCTTCGCGAAGTCGCTGGTGGTACCTTGTTCCTTGACGAGATTGGCGACATGCCATACGCGTTGCAAACGCGTTTGTTGCGCGTGTTGCAGGAGCGCAACGTCACGCCACTCGGCAGCGGGCAAACGTATGACGTGCAGTTCTCATTGATCGCCGCCACGCATCAGAACCTGAAGCAGGCGGTGGAGCAGGGGCGATTTCGAGCGGATTTGTACTACCGGCTGAACGGCCTGTGTTTGCGGCTGCCAGCGCTGCGTGAGCGCGATGATTTTTCGGCGTTGACTGCCAGGTTATTGCGCGAGCTTGGTCAGGGCGTACCCTTGGATATTGAACCGGCGCTGCTGGAACGGTTGGCCCAGTATGAGTGGCCAGGAAATCTGCGTCAGTACAGCCATGCGTTGCGGACGGCGATTGCGCTGATGGATTCGGACCAAGCGCAGATCGGTTGGGCGCACCTGCCTGATGATCTGGTCGAGGCGTTGCAGGCGCTTTCGCCCGAACCGGATGTTGGTGCTGCCAGCGCGCCGCAGAATTTGAAGGAGCTGTCCTTGCTGGCGATTCAGCAGGCGCTGGAGAATTGCCGCGGCAATGTGTCCGCCGCCGTGCGTCAGCTCGGGATCAGTCGGCAGACGCTGTATCGGCGATTGAAGCAGGGGAAGTAA
- a CDS encoding GNAT family N-acetyltransferase has product MLNIRPATRADAGLIRSMIEALADYEKLRDHCFATDDAVVEALFGSHPAAECVIAEWSGETAGFALFFHNFSTFVCKRGLYLEDLFVKPEFRKHGIGRAVLKYLARLAVTRGCARFEWSVLDWNEPAIQFYKALGARPMSEWTVFRVDGSALTDLASD; this is encoded by the coding sequence ATGCTCAATATTCGCCCTGCCACCCGCGCCGACGCCGGCTTGATCCGCAGCATGATCGAGGCTTTGGCCGATTACGAAAAACTACGCGACCACTGCTTCGCGACCGACGATGCCGTGGTCGAAGCGCTATTCGGCAGCCACCCCGCGGCCGAATGCGTGATTGCCGAGTGGTCGGGCGAAACGGCGGGCTTTGCATTGTTCTTCCATAACTTCTCGACGTTTGTCTGCAAGCGCGGTCTGTACCTCGAAGACTTGTTCGTCAAACCGGAATTCCGCAAACATGGCATTGGCCGGGCGGTCCTGAAGTATCTCGCCCGCCTCGCCGTGACCCGGGGCTGCGCGCGTTTTGAATGGTCGGTATTGGATTGGAATGAACCCGCAATCCAGTTCTACAAAGCGCTCGGCGCCAGGCCGATGAGTGAATGGACCGTATTTCGCGTCGACGGATCGGCACTGACTGATCTGGCTTCGGACTGA